GTGCCCAGCCGCGAACGTGTGGACGCCTACCTGCAGTTGCGTCAGCAGGTGGAAGGCCGCGTCGGGCGCATCAACGGCCGCTTCAGCCGGGACGGCTGGACACCCGTCCACTACGTGTTCCGTGGACTCGACCGGGAGGAGCTCGTCGCGCATTACCGCGCCGCAGACGCCATGCTGGTCACGCCGCTGCGTGACGGTCTGAACCTCGTCGCCAAGGAGTTCGCCGCGAGCAGCGCGGACGGCGTGCTGCTGCTGTCCCGCTTCGCAGGGGCCGCTGGCGAGATGCCCGGCGCGATCGAGGTGAACCCCTACGACCGGGACGGGCTGGCCGACCGCCTGCTGGCCGCCCTCCGCATGCCGCTCGAAGAAAAGAAAGCCCGCCTGCAGGGCCTGCGAAGGCACCTGCGAGAGAGCGACCTGCAGGACTGGACGGAACGCTTCCTGCGCGACCTCGCGGGCCCGGACGCCCTGCCGGCGCCCCTCCTGGCCCTCGGCACCCGGCCCCTGCTGATCATGTGCGACTACGACGGCACGCTCGCCCCCATTGCGGCGCGCCCCCGCGACGCCGACCCGCAGGCGGGCGCATACGAGGCCCTGGCCGCGCTCCTGCATCATCCCGCCCACCACCCGGTGGTCGTGACCGGTCGCCGCAGCGTCCAGGTGTACGGCTACCTCCCACTCCCGGATCTGCCGGTGATCGGCCTGCACGGCATGGAATGGCTGGGCCGCACCCCAGACGCCCCCCAGCGGGGCGTGATCGAAGCGCTCGCCCACCATTTCCCCATCGAACCCGGCGTGCGCGTCGAGGACAAACGCTGGACCGTCGCCGTGCACTACCGCAACGTCCCCACGAACCGGCAGGAGGTCGTGCAGCAGCACCTCGAAACCGTGCCCCTGCCACCCGGCTGGGAACGAATCGCCGGGAAGCTCGTCCGCGAATTCCGCCCCCAGGGCTACGGCAAGGGCCGCGCCGTGACCACCCTCATGGCCGCCCACCCGGATCTCCACCCCGTGTTCATCGGCGACGATGACACCGATGAGGAGGCCTTCGCGGTCGTGAACGCGGTGGGTGGCACCTCGGTCAAGGTGGGGGCCGGCACCACCGTCGCCCACCACTTCCTCGACCGTCCAGCGAACGTCACGGCACTCCTCACCGCGTGGAGCCACACCGGGGTCACGCCAGAGAAGGCAGAAGCCCCGCGTGACCCCGCGCTGAGCAACCATTGAACGCTGGTGACCGCATGTACGTGCAAAACCTTCGAGGTTCGGCGGCGGTTGACACGCAGAGCTGCAGCATTCGGTGGATGACCGTACCGAGTTGAGCACCCCTCGGCGTCCAGAGGAGCCCTCAAGAGGGCGGCCGCAGGTCGACCACCGGCACGGCATCCACCGAATGCTGCGACGCCTCGAGGACTGCATGCCCGTGTTGAACCGTTCCCCCGGCAAGGTCTGACGAACGTGCCGGGCCTGCATCGCCCAATACGCAATGGCAGGGGCGGCGCTCCTGACAGGTCGAGAAGGAAGTGGGCAGGCATGGAGCGAACCGCAGGCTCAGAGGCACCACCGTGCCACCGGTCGGCACCCAGAACCGACCGGCGCATGTTGATGTATCCCGTTGATCCAGGATCGTGTCTGTAAGCGCTGCGCGGAATTGGGCCGCAGAAGGCTCAGCCTCCCCCCACCAATGCAGGTGAAGGCAGCATCCCGTCGCGACCCGTCACCGCCCACGAGCACCCATGAACGCTCAACGGCGTGAACGCTGGCGTCACCCAGCTGGCGTAGGGCGCCACGGACGACCGGGACACCAGCAGATTCACGGTTCCATCCAGCACGATCTGCGCCAGCAGCGCCGCCGTTACCAGCGCGGGCCGCTCCCCTGTCACCCGCCACCGTGGATCAACCCACACGACCCGCCCCTGCTCCGCGTGGATGTCAATGCCATTGGTCGCCACCACGCGGCCGTTGACGTACGCTTCCCACCGTGGGCCACGGTCGCGGGTCTGAGGCGCGGGCCACACCCGTGCCTGCGCAGCTTCCGCGGCGCGCACGGTGATCCCCGCTTCGCGGGCGGTGGCCAGCACACCTCTGAGCGTGTCGCCCATCGGCCGGGTGTCGGTTAGGTGGGCATACCACTGGGTGTGCGGCCGCCAGCCGTGACGGACGTAGACCGGCTGCAGGGTGGCGAGTAGCGGCGCCGGCAACCACGCGTGGACAGCCGTGATCCTGTGTCGCTGGATCAGCGCGTGCATCGACTGTTCGAGGCGATCCAGCAGCGGATCGATGTGGTGCGTGGAAGAGGTATCGGTGACCACGACGACGCGGATCTCGCCTGCCGTCACGAAGTCATACCACCCGACCGCAACGACCTGGCCCTGCTGCCGAACGATCCAGATCTCAGGCTGCTCGAAGCCGAGCACGTCGAGCATGACCGAGTGGTGGGGCATCCACGCGTCGTAGCGTGCCGACCCATCCGACACCTGCCGGGTCAGGAGCTCACGGATGGCGTCGCCGTCCCGGGGCTGGGCACGCTCAATAGGGCACGCAGGTTCAGCGATCACAGCGCCCACACCGTCCATCGGCGACGCTGGGGCTGTGTCACGGCGCCGCGAACTCCAACGACAAGAACCATACCAAGAAGTATAGCACCAAGAGTTGCTGTACCACAACAGATAGCGCGCGGGATGCTGCGGGAATGCCCACAACGAAACGAGCGCCGAGTGCCGAGCGCCGGCTGTTCGGCGCTCGGCTGCGTGCCGAACGGCGCCGCCAAAGTCTCACCCTCGAGGACGTCGGTGACCGGGCGGATATCGCATGGAACTACGTGGCCCAGGTCGAGCGCGGTGAGCGCAATATCGGCATCGACAACATGGCCGCGCTGGCCCACGCGCTTGGACTTGACCTGGCCACGCTCCTCCAGACCCCCGAGGAGCATGCTGAACCGCCCAGTGGATGAGGCGAGCTCCGGGCTTCCCGCGGCCATCGAACACACGGTAGGGTCAATCGACCGGATCGGGCGCGGCGGCTCACCCTGGCCGCTGGCGGACGCAACTGGCTGGCCCAGGTGAGCCTGGACGGACAGGACTCGCTGGTCTCTCGGCACTCGCGGGCGGCTCCGCGCCACGCTGTACGCCCTCCAGCGCCCCGGCACAGCAAACCGAGAAGCCGGCGCAGTGCACCCTGAACAGCGCATTCGGGCGGAGTGACCTGCGCCGCGCCCTGGCACTCGGCGACCCGAGGAGTGGCCAGATCGACGACCCCACGCATCCGTCAGCAGGCGTGGACACCGTCGCCCCGGGCATCAACGCCCAAGGCCAGTCCCGTGCCAGTTCTGGTCGCCGGCCGGCCGACACGACGGGCTACCGGCAGCCCCTCGCCGACCTTCACCCGCCAAACGTGCCGAGGGTAGAATCCGGCGGCGCTGTCAGCACGGAAAGCCACCCTCAGTCAAGAACACGACCCTAGTGGCGGCCGGCCACCACCGTGATGTCCGCCACGCTGAATCCGGCGGGCACCCGAACGAGTCGCACGCCATAGGGTTCCAGGGTGAGGGGCTGGGCGAGGGGCTGCCCGTCCAGCGTGTGGAGCGTGCCCGGCACGGTCACCTGCACGGGGTCGGCGCGGTGGGCGTTGAGCAGGTGAAGGATCAGGCCGCCTTGCGTCTCGGAGAGCGTCACGTCGAGGTGGGGGGGCAGCGTGGTGTGGGGCATGCCGGCGTCGGTCAGGGCGCCTCTGAGCACGTCCATGAGTGACTGTTCGGGCAGTTGGGTGGCGATGTAGGTGGCCTGTCCCTGCCCGCTGACATGGCGGGTGATGGCCGGGCCACCCTGCCAGTAGCCGTCCTGGAACGTTGCGAGCACCTCGGCGCCGGTCGGGTGGATTACCTCGGCCCAGGTGGTGGCGGGCACGGGCGTCGCCGCACCGGTGAAGCGGACGTGGGTGAGTTCGTCGGGGTGCAGGGGCACCCACTCCTCGACCCACAGGCCCAGGACGTCCCGCAGGCTGGCGGGGTAGCCGCCCAGGCCGATGTGCTCGTGCCCGTCGACGATGCCGCTGAAAAACCCGGTGACGAGATGCCCGCCGCCCTGCACGTAGGCACGGACGTTCGTGGCGTCCGCATCGGTCAGGAGGTACGAGTTCGGCATGACCAGCAGGTCGTAGGCGCCCAGGTCGCCGCCGGGATGCACGAAGTCCACGTTCTGCCCGAGCTGCCGAAGCGCGGCGTACCACGCCTGCACCAGCGGCATCAGGCTCAGCTGGGCGGGCTTGCTGTCGAGTTCCAGCGCCCAGCGGCTGTGCCAGTCGAACACGATTCCCACGCGGGCCCGCACGCGGGCGTCCAGCAGCGGCGTGAGGGTCCGGAGTTCCTCGCCGAAGGCCACGACCTCCCGCCACACGCGGGTGCGCTGGGGGCCGGGGTGCTGCACCAGGGCGCTGTGGTACTTCTCCGCGCCGGCCTTTGAGGCCCGCCACTGGAAGTACATGATTCCGCTCGCGCCGTGGGCGAGCGCCTGATGGTTGAGCAGCCGCGTCAGGCCGGGCGCCTTGGGAGCGTTGATGGCGCGCCAGTTCACGGCGCTCGTGGCCTGTTCCATCAGGATCCAGCGCTGCCCTCCGCGCAGGCTGCGGGTCAGGTCGAAGATCATGCCGGCCTCCAGGTGCGGATGTGCGGCGGCCGGGTCGGGGTAGGCGTCGACCGAGGCGACGTCCTCGTGCGTCGCCCACTCGAAGTAATCCAGGCCGGGCAGGAAGCCCAGGAAGTTGGTGGTGACGGGGATGTCCGGCGTGACGTCACGCAGGATGCCGGCCTCCAGCTGGTACAGCTCCAGGATGTTGTCGCTGGAGAAGCGCCGCCAGTCGAGCTGCTGGGTGGGGTTGGCGTAGGTGGGCGCGCGACGGGGCGGCTGGATCTGCGCCCACTCGCCGTAATGCTGGCTCCAGAAGGCCGTGCCCCACGCGGCGTTCAGGGCGTCCAGGGTGGTGTACCGCGCGCGCAGCCACGCGCGGAACTTCACGGCGCAGGTGTCGCAGTAGCACTGGTCGATATGACAGCCGTACTCGTTGCCCACATGCCACAGCTGCACGGCCGGGTGCGTGCCGTAGCGGTCGGCCATGGCCCGCACGAGCGTGGCCACGTGCGCCCGGAAGCCCGGGTGGCTGGGGCAGTACAGCTGTCGGCCGCCGACCTCCAGCCGCACGCCGTCCACCGTGACGGGGCGCGAGTCCGGGTACAGCGTGGACAGCCACGGCGGTGGCGACGCGGTGGCAGTGGCCAGGTTCACGCCGATACCACCGGCATGCAGCAGCTCCATGACCTCATCGAGCCACGCGAAGTCGAACTCGCCGGGCGCCCGTTCCAGCAGCGCCCACGAGAAGATGCCGAGGGACACCAGGTTGACGCCCGCTTCCCGCATCAGGGCCACGTCCTCGCGCCACACCTCCGGCGGCCACTGTTCGGGGTTGTAGTCGGCGCCGTAGATCACGTGCGGCACGGCTGGGACGCGGGGCATCAGTCCTTCACCGCCCCACCGGCGATGCCGGCCACGAAATGGCGTTGCAGTGCCAGGAACAGCGCCAGGAACGGCACGGTGGCAATCGCTGTGCCGACCATCAGGCCGCCCCACGACACGCGCGTCAGGCCCACCAGGGTGCCGAGCGCGACGGGCATGGTGTAGCTGTCCTTTTGCGTCAGCACGATCAGCGGCCACAGGTAGTCGTTCCAGGACGCCAGGAACAGCAGGATCGCCAGGGCCGCCAGGGCGGGACGCACGACCGGCAGCGCAATCTGCCAGAAGAGACGCAGTTCGCTCGCCCCGTCGATGCGCGCGGCGTGCAGCAGGTCGGTGGGCACGGTCTGGAAGGCCTGGCGCATGTAGAAGATGCCGATGGTGTTCGCCAGCGAGGGCAGGATCACCGCCTGGAAGGTGTTGCTCATCTTCAGGTCGCGGGCGACCAGGATGAACTGCGGAATGATCGTCACGAAGGCCGGGATGGTCAGGGTGGCGACGATCACGCCGAACAGGACGTTCTTGCCCCGGAAGTCGTATTTGGCGAAGGCGAAGCCGCCCAGGCTGGTCAGCAGCATGCTCAGCACCGTGTAGACGCTGGCGATCACCACCGAGTTGAGCAGGGTGCGCAGGAAGTTCGTGTCGGCCTGCAGGCCGCGGAAATTCTCAGCGAAGTTCGCCCCGAACCACAGGGGGGGCGTGGGACTGAAGATCGCGGTGTCCGGGTGGGTGGCGAAGACCAGCATCATCCACAGCGGCGCGAGGAACAGCAGCGCCAGCGGCACCAGGATGACGTGCAGCAGCGTGCCGTTGAGACGGTCGCGGGCCTGCTGGCCGCGTGGATCGCGGGGGGCGGCGGTCACTGTTCCCGCCCGAAGAGGCGCAGCTGGATGACGCTGAAGATCGCCGCGATGGCCGCCACGGTGTACGCGATGGCGCTGGCGTACCCGAAGTTGAACGACCGGAAGCCCTGCTGGTACAGGTACGTGCCGAGCGTCATGGTGGCGTTGCCCGGGCCGCTGTTGGTGATCAGGGCGGGCTCGGTGAAGAGCTGCAGCGTGCCGATCACGCTCAGCACCAGGCAGAACAGCAGGCTGGGCCGCAGGAGCGGCAGCGTGATCCGCCAGAACTGCTGCCATGGGCTCGCGCCGTCGAGCGACGCGGCCTCGTAGACGTCTCCTGGAATGCCCTGCAGTCCGGCCAGCAGGATGATGGCGTTGTAGCCGGTCCAGCGCCACGTCATGGCGATGATCAGGACACTCATGGCGGGGCCGGCCTGGTTGAGCCAGTCCACGGGCGCGAGGCCAAGGCCGTGCAGCGCGCGGTTCACCATGCCGTAATCGGTGTTGAAGAGCAGGCGGAACACGGCCGAATAGGCCACGGTGCCGACCACCAGCGGCGCGAAGAACGCGAAGCGGAACAGGCCGGCGGCGCGCAGCAGGCGGCTGTTCAGTGCGACCGCCAGCGCCGTGGCGATGCTCAGCATCACGGGCACCTGGATGATCATGATCAGCAGGGTGTTCTTCAGGGCGGTGCCGAAGAACTCGTCGTGGATCAGCCGCGACCAGTTGCTCAGGCCGTAGGGCGCGGTGGCGCCCAGGCGGGAGTCCTTGAAAGACATCAGGAAGGAACTGACGATCGGCCACGCCCAGAAACTCAGGAAGATCAGCAGGTACGGCAGCAGGAACAGGTACGGCGCGAGCGGCGAGCGGGGCCGGGCGCGCGCAGACCTCTGCGGGGACAGAGTGGTGGTCATGGGGGAGCTCCTGTGGCAGGAACGGCAAGGGACGCGGCTGTCCAGCTCGCCGCGCCCCCGCCGGAGTGCTTACTTCGCGACGGGCAGGCCGGTGGCGCTGCTGATCTTCTTCGCAGCGTCGTCCAGGGCGTCCTGTGCGGTCTTGTACTTGCCTTTCACGTAGTCCGCCTGCACGACGATCATGACCTGCCGGGCGTCCTGGAAGTACTGCGTGCCGCGCGCCTGGGGCACGTCACCGAGCGTGTCGAGGATGGTCTGCCAGACCTTCTGCCCGCCCCAGTACGGCTGCGGCTGCGCCACGTAAGCGTCCTTGGCGGCCGTGAGCAGGCTGGGCACCAGACCCTCGCTCTTGAGCATGGTCACCTGGCCGTTCGTGGTGGCCAGGGCATTCTGGATGAAGGCGTAGGCGGCGTCCTTGTTCTTGCTCGCGGCGGGAAGGGCCAGGGCGCTGCCCCCGAGGTTGCTGGCGCGCACGCCGCCGGCCTTGCTGGCGGGCATGGGGTACACGCCCCACTTGCCCTTCTGATCCGGGGCGTTGGTGCGGATGGTGCCCTCGTACCACGCGCCGAACATGGCGCTGGCGAGTTTGTTCGCCTTGAAGGCGGTGATCTGGCCGCCCCAGTCGGTGGTCATCAGGACGCCGCCGCCGATGAGCTTTTTCACAGTCTCCAGGGCGTTCACGCAGCCGCTCTTGGCGACGGTGACCTGGGTGGCGGCGTTGTCGAAGTAAAAGCAGCCGTTCTGGTTGGCCAGCATGCGGAACCATTCGTCGTCCTGACCGTTGCCGACGGCGCCCATCTTGACGCTGCCGCCGAACTTGGCGCTGACCTTCTTGCCGGCGGCCAGGAAGTCGTCCCAGGTCTTGATGGCGGTGGGGTTCACGCCGGCCTGCTGGTACAGGTCACGGCGGTAGAAGATCACGACGGGACCCGAATCCCACGGCATGGCGTAGCGTTTGTTCCCGACCATGAGCTCCGTCCACTTGAAGGCCGGGAACTGCGCGGCGACCTTGTCGGCGCCCAGGGTGTTCAGGTCAGTGAAGCAGTCGGGGAAGCGGGCCCAGAAGACTTCCGCCTCGTTGTTCTCGATGGAATACACGTCCGGGAGGTCGGCGCCACCGGCGGCGCAGCCAGCCAGCCCACGGTCGTAGGTGTTCTGGTTGCCGAGGTCGACGACGTTGACCTTCACGTTCGGGTACTTGGCGTTGAAGCTGGGAATGGTGGCCTGCAGCGCCTTGGCGGCCACGTCCCAGGACCACACGGTGACGGTGCCGGACAGCGCGTTGCCCTGCGCGGCGGCGCTGGTGGCGGCGGACAGGGTGGCGAGGGTGAGGGCAGTGATCAGCGCGGTCTTCTTCATGGATTCTCCTGTGTGGCTGGGACTGTACCGGCGTTCAGCAACCGGTTTCTCGGCGGGGCACAACGGTGCCCTTCAGGGTCAATCCGGCGCGGTGAGCAGCGAGGGCAAGGCCGTCGAGCGCGGGATTTGATTGTTGAACGGTTGAAGCATACATTCTGAGCAACCGGTTTCGCAAGGGGGAACGTATCCGCAAGAAAGCCCCGACCATCTACGACATTGCCGCCCGCGCCCAGGTCTCGGTCTCCACCGCGTCGCGCGTCCTCAACGGCCACACCACCGTGAACGCCGACCTGCGCGAGCGGGTCGAGCGCGCCATGCAGGACCTGCGGTTCCGGCCCAACCGGATCGCGCAGACGCTCTACCATCACCGCTCCCACACCATCGGCTGCATCCTCCCCGACATCGGCAATCCCTTCTTCTCGCAGCTGTTTCTGCAACTGGAGATCGGTGCCTTCGAACGCGGATACACCATGATCCTGGGCAACACCGTCAGCCTCCGCGAGCTGGAACGCACGCACCTGCGCACCCTGGCCGAGCGGCAGGTGGACGGCCTGCTGTACCTCGGCGGCCTCGCCAACGACGCCGCCCCGGATCCGGAAGACCTGCAAGCCGTGCACGACGTGGCCGAGCGCCTTCCGGTGGTCGTCGTGAACGGCGACCTGCCCGGCGTGCCCGTCGCCGCGCGGATCCGCTCCGACGAGGCGGCCGGCATGCGCGCCCTGCTGAACCTGCTGCAGGCCCGGGGCCACCGGGACGTGGCCTTTCTGGGCGGGCGGAACGACGTGACGACCAGCCTCGACAAGCTGCGTGAATACGACGCGCTGCACCCGGACGCCCCGGCCCACTGGCGGCAGGTGACGGGACTGACCATCGATGCCGGGCGCGCCGCCATGGCCACCCTGCTCGCGGGTGGCGTGCAGCCCACGGCGGCGGTGTGCATCAACGACCTCGTCGCCGCGGGCGCGCTCGCCGGGGCGCGGGAACAGGGCGTGGACGTCCCCGGTACCCTGTCCCTGGCCGGGTTCGACGACATCTTCGTCGCGCAGGTGGTCTCCCCTCCACTGACCAGCGTGAACCACAACTACGACCTGCTGGCCCGCACCGCCCTAGACGCCCTGATGGACAGCATCAACGGAAACCTGTCGCCCCGCTCGGTGGAGGTGCCCACCGTGATCGTCGAGCGCGGCTCCATCCGCACCCGGTGACGGTCTACTTGGGTTCCCGATGTCCGTGCCGGGTGCGGCCGGACTGGCGAAGCGGAACCCGGCTGTGAACCGGCCCGCGGTTACAGCGGCGCCGCCCTGCCGATCTGGTATTCCGCCTCGGCGTCATGCCGGATGACGACCTCGCATGCGGACTGCTCGCGCGCACCTGAGGCCGCGCACATGCTGAGCGCACCGGGAAGATCGCGGTTCAGGTACAGGTAGTAGCGGGCGGCATCCGTATAGCAGGTGTGCCGGAGCGCCGGGTCGGCCGCCTGCGGGCACAGCCGCTGCACGTACGGCCGGTCCACCGCCAGGGTTCCGGTCACCCGGTCACGGGATATGCTCGACGCGCAGGCCTGCGCCGCCACGCCCCCGGCGTGCGCGCAGACCGCGAAGGCCGCGGCGGCCGTGCGCGACCGCAGGGCAATCAGGGTGCCCTGGTAGCTGTAACACGCGGTGCGCTCCACACCCTGCACCTGGGTACACGGCCACGCCGGATCCCCGCTGCGGTAGGTGGGCGGCGTGGGGTAATGGAACGCCTTCATGGTCGCCGCGACGCGGTACTCCATGAAGACGCCGCCCGTGCAGAAGAACCGTTCGGTCTCCCCCGCCTGACGCATGCCCTCGCAGCCCCGCAGGGCCTCCCGGAGCTGTGGCCAGCCTCCCGGCCCGGGCGCGGCCATCAGGGCGCGCATCATCAGGCCGTGCCCGATGCCGTGCACGCAGTCGGTGTACATCGCGGGCGGCCCCTGGCCGCGGTACCCGGCGCAGACGGCCGAGAGGTCGGCGTGGGCATTCTCCGGCCGGCCGATGTAGAGCATCAGCACGCCGTGATAGCAGCCGCTGCCCAGCGTATCCCCACACGCCTGGAGCTGCTCGCCCAGCGTGGCGTACTTCGAGGCCGTGGCGTACCCGATCTCATGTGCGAAGGGATGGCCCTCGCTGGCGAAGGCCGGCTGACGCACCAGTTCCGTGGCGATC
The DNA window shown above is from Deinococcus sp. KSM4-11 and carries:
- a CDS encoding bifunctional alpha,alpha-trehalose-phosphate synthase (UDP-forming)/trehalose-phosphatase; translated protein: MAVIVVSNREPYAPALQDGHLTWTPSIGGLTSALDPVMQREGGTWIAWGERHPEVDHADLPPASPRYRVQRLDLSEDEVQRYYHGFSNGTLWPVSHYFVERAQFRADEWDMYRAVNARFAQAAIDAYRPGDLLWVHDYQLALVPGLLRAALPHARIGFFWHIPWPAQDVFRTLPWDRELLTGLLGADLIGLHTPAYVRHFQDACERTLGSETGSGTVTLDGRTVRVEARPIGIDVTAFETLGAAPETAERAGRLRDNLRTLILLAVDRLDYTKGIPERLDAFESFLDAHPGARGRVSLVQIAVPSRERVDAYLQLRQQVEGRVGRINGRFSRDGWTPVHYVFRGLDREELVAHYRAADAMLVTPLRDGLNLVAKEFAASSADGVLLLSRFAGAAGEMPGAIEVNPYDRDGLADRLLAALRMPLEEKKARLQGLRRHLRESDLQDWTERFLRDLAGPDALPAPLLALGTRPLLIMCDYDGTLAPIAARPRDADPQAGAYEALAALLHHPAHHPVVVTGRRSVQVYGYLPLPDLPVIGLHGMEWLGRTPDAPQRGVIEALAHHFPIEPGVRVEDKRWTVAVHYRNVPTNRQEVVQQHLETVPLPPGWERIAGKLVREFRPQGYGKGRAVTTLMAAHPDLHPVFIGDDDTDEEAFAVVNAVGGTSVKVGAGTTVAHHFLDRPANVTALLTAWSHTGVTPEKAEAPRDPALSNH
- a CDS encoding sugar ABC transporter substrate-binding protein; the encoded protein is MKKTALITALTLATLSAATSAAAQGNALSGTVTVWSWDVAAKALQATIPSFNAKYPNVKVNVVDLGNQNTYDRGLAGCAAGGADLPDVYSIENNEAEVFWARFPDCFTDLNTLGADKVAAQFPAFKWTELMVGNKRYAMPWDSGPVVIFYRRDLYQQAGVNPTAIKTWDDFLAAGKKVSAKFGGSVKMGAVGNGQDDEWFRMLANQNGCFYFDNAATQVTVAKSGCVNALETVKKLIGGGVLMTTDWGGQITAFKANKLASAMFGAWYEGTIRTNAPDQKGKWGVYPMPASKAGGVRASNLGGSALALPAASKNKDAAYAFIQNALATTNGQVTMLKSEGLVPSLLTAAKDAYVAQPQPYWGGQKVWQTILDTLGDVPQARGTQYFQDARQVMIVVQADYVKGKYKTAQDALDDAAKKISSATGLPVAK
- a CDS encoding carbohydrate ABC transporter permease, whose translation is MTTTLSPQRSARARPRSPLAPYLFLLPYLLIFLSFWAWPIVSSFLMSFKDSRLGATAPYGLSNWSRLIHDEFFGTALKNTLLIMIIQVPVMLSIATALAVALNSRLLRAAGLFRFAFFAPLVVGTVAYSAVFRLLFNTDYGMVNRALHGLGLAPVDWLNQAGPAMSVLIIAMTWRWTGYNAIILLAGLQGIPGDVYEAASLDGASPWQQFWRITLPLLRPSLLFCLVLSVIGTLQLFTEPALITNSGPGNATMTLGTYLYQQGFRSFNFGYASAIAYTVAAIAAIFSVIQLRLFGREQ
- a CDS encoding helix-turn-helix domain-containing protein — translated: MPTTKRAPSAERRLFGARLRAERRRQSLTLEDVGDRADIAWNYVAQVERGERNIGIDNMAALAHALGLDLATLLQTPEEHAEPPSG
- a CDS encoding LacI family DNA-binding transcriptional regulator, whose translation is MAARAQVSVSTASRVLNGHTTVNADLRERVERAMQDLRFRPNRIAQTLYHHRSHTIGCILPDIGNPFFSQLFLQLEIGAFERGYTMILGNTVSLRELERTHLRTLAERQVDGLLYLGGLANDAAPDPEDLQAVHDVAERLPVVVVNGDLPGVPVAARIRSDEAAGMRALLNLLQARGHRDVAFLGGRNDVTTSLDKLREYDALHPDAPAHWRQVTGLTIDAGRAAMATLLAGGVQPTAAVCINDLVAAGALAGAREQGVDVPGTLSLAGFDDIFVAQVVSPPLTSVNHNYDLLARTALDALMDSINGNLSPRSVEVPTVIVERGSIRTR
- a CDS encoding beta-galactosidase; this translates as MPRVPAVPHVIYGADYNPEQWPPEVWREDVALMREAGVNLVSLGIFSWALLERAPGEFDFAWLDEVMELLHAGGIGVNLATATASPPPWLSTLYPDSRPVTVDGVRLEVGGRQLYCPSHPGFRAHVATLVRAMADRYGTHPAVQLWHVGNEYGCHIDQCYCDTCAVKFRAWLRARYTTLDALNAAWGTAFWSQHYGEWAQIQPPRRAPTYANPTQQLDWRRFSSDNILELYQLEAGILRDVTPDIPVTTNFLGFLPGLDYFEWATHEDVASVDAYPDPAAAHPHLEAGMIFDLTRSLRGGQRWILMEQATSAVNWRAINAPKAPGLTRLLNHQALAHGASGIMYFQWRASKAGAEKYHSALVQHPGPQRTRVWREVVAFGEELRTLTPLLDARVRARVGIVFDWHSRWALELDSKPAQLSLMPLVQAWYAALRQLGQNVDFVHPGGDLGAYDLLVMPNSYLLTDADATNVRAYVQGGGHLVTGFFSGIVDGHEHIGLGGYPASLRDVLGLWVEEWVPLHPDELTHVRFTGAATPVPATTWAEVIHPTGAEVLATFQDGYWQGGPAITRHVSGQGQATYIATQLPEQSLMDVLRGALTDAGMPHTTLPPHLDVTLSETQGGLILHLLNAHRADPVQVTVPGTLHTLDGQPLAQPLTLEPYGVRLVRVPAGFSVADITVVAGRH
- a CDS encoding carbohydrate ABC transporter permease, whose product is MTAAPRDPRGQQARDRLNGTLLHVILVPLALLFLAPLWMMLVFATHPDTAIFSPTPPLWFGANFAENFRGLQADTNFLRTLLNSVVIASVYTVLSMLLTSLGGFAFAKYDFRGKNVLFGVIVATLTIPAFVTIIPQFILVARDLKMSNTFQAVILPSLANTIGIFYMRQAFQTVPTDLLHAARIDGASELRLFWQIALPVVRPALAALAILLFLASWNDYLWPLIVLTQKDSYTMPVALGTLVGLTRVSWGGLMVGTAIATVPFLALFLALQRHFVAGIAGGAVKD